TGTGCGTCGTGCTTCCAACCGAAGTTCTTCCACGACACGGCGAACATGTGATCACCGATACCGGCCAGGCCACCAACCGAAAGGGCAGCGTAGCGGATATCACCGTTATTCATATCGACCATCAGGTCGTTGATCGAACCAACCGATTCGTTGGCGTTATTGACGACCGACATGCCAATGATGTCCGCAGCACGATGAACGTGTGCCGACTTTTTGAGACTCTCTGGCTGGTCGTTGCGATCAGCACCGACACTGACACCAATCGGACCGACCTGAACGTTGACGCCACCATCGCGATCTGCGTAATGCTTGTCGATCGCAGCGGCGAACTCTTCGGAAGCCATGTTCGGCCAATTATCGGAATCGAAACCAGGTGCCTTCCGCATCGTTTCTTCATTCAGATCGAGCACCAGGACAGCCTGGGTATCGTCCGTGGCTGGACGGTAGTTGAAGGCTTCAAACGGGACGGCGAACAACTTGGTGCCTAGTCCGAGGAAGCCGCCGTAAGCAACCGCAACGTACTTCACTTGACCGCGATCGGTATCGATCACAATGTCGCGAACGTTGCCGAGATCTTTACCGGCTTCGTTTTGGATAGCCATCCCTTGAATATTGCTGGCACGATGGGCGACCATCGCTTGCGAAACTTGATTGGCTGGTTGTTGCGTGCGATCGATGTTGGCACGAACGGCTGGCTTGTTCGTTTTCACATCGACTCGTGGCGTGTCGACCTCCACGGCTGGATCAGCCTTGGGAGTATCTTCGGCACTAACGTAGGTCGTGACGCATCCAGCGGCCATTAAGGCAGCAGCAACGACTGCAGGAATGTTGCGTGACATAGAACCTCTCCTTGTACGGAATCGGCAGGGCTTTGGAATCGCGTTGCTCAGTTCTGCCGACCAGAGAGCAACGTGGTTGATTGGGTTTCGCTCGACGAGGGCCTGCTTCGAGGCAGGCGTTACCGCCTCCATCGTCGAGCGGCATCTGCCAAGATCTATTTGCATGTCCCGTTCCAACACGCAGTAAAAATCCAGAGATTGCTGCTAAGTCCTTCATTTCTCGCGGTTTTCGCAGGAAGAAATAAATCGCGTGATGCGGGGATGACCGCTCGCTGCGCGTCGATCATCCTTCGAACGAGAAAAGCCTGGTCGCAGAACAACCAGGCTTCGCTCGTTTCGTGTGTTTGCTTTCAGGCAGCCATCAAACGCGGCGGCGAATCACGCATACCAACTCTTCTTTGTGCATCAATTTACTGCGGCCACGGATGCCCAGCTTGCTGGCCAGTTCGCGCAATTCTTTCACAGTGCGGTCTTCCAGACGCTTCTCTTGCATTTCGCACGTCGGCGATTCTGGGGGAGCCAGGTCGGTGTCAATCGTTTCGGTAACCATAGTAGTCATTGAAAGTTTCCCAGCGAAAAGAAAGGTTTGTTGGATGTGGTTGATGATGCCACCTTCCGGCGGATGTCTTATCTACAGCACGGCCCAGATACGCAAGCCAACACCGACGACCATCAAAACGGCGATGGAAAACCAGAACAAACGATCCAGCATGACCGCTTCGGAATGCCGGTCGACCGCCTCGGACGGTTGACGTTCGGTATAAATCGCGTCGACTGGATCGTTCACCGGAACCATCAATGTCCCATCGGGCATATGAGGCTGAATTGTTCCCGTGTGCAGGCAGGCGGAGTCAGTTGGGCGGTTCATCGTTTCGGTACTCGAATCAGGCTTTTGCATTGGACTGGGGGTGCTTTGCCGAAGCGTCTTACTCCATGACGTTCATCGGCTCGTTATCAGGATCGGTATCGATGACGGTGGATGGGTTTTCGACTTCATCCCCCGGCGTGATCGCAGGGGTATCTTCGGGAGCCGGAGTTTCTGCTGGCGGTTGACATCCGCTGCCAATCACCAGTGCGACTGCGGCCAATCCAAGCATCGAGACAGCTGTGGGGAGGCTTCGCCAGTTCATGGTGGTAATCCTTGCATCAAGGGGGTTATGCGTTTTTTGACGAAGCTGACGATGCAAGCTGTGTGCCAATGGAAGGAAGAGCCCTTCCGATGCAATCAGTGGCGGGCAAGCAGCCCTAGGAGCCAAGAAAAGGCCCCGTTTTTGAGAATTTGGCCACCCCGTGGGCGGTCTCTCGACGCTCAAGATGAACGTCGGACGTACAGAACTGCTACTTCTCTTCTTTGCGAAGCCGACCAACGCTCGACTGGAAATATTTCCGACGTCGAGTCGATTGCTGCTGAGAATTAGCTTCTTCTTCCGACTGTTCGGAAGCGGCAATCAGATCCGCCAGGTTGGCGGCACATAGACGACAGCCGATCTGTTCCAAATGGAACGAGATGTAAGTTGACTCTTCAGGCGACGGAATCACCCCTAGTAAATATTGCTGAAGCTGCGGCCGTGTTGGGCAAGTTACTCGATGCCGCCGCCAGATTTCCCCCAGGCTATGCACGCCCGCATCGCGACGGGCGAGGATCTCTAGCAGCCGTTCTTTCAATTCTGGCTGTTCCCGAATCTGCTCTTCCACCGACGTCGCTTCTTCGACCGCCAGTTCTTCGTTCAGGTAAGCTTCCAGATCGGCATTGGTGAGAGTTCGCATCACGCTTCCTTTTTCCTCATGAACAACTCCGCGATCCCGACGAACACGGAGTCAAGGCTCGCTGCTCGGGGTTAGCCCTCCGAGTGGTAGACTTCTTCGTAAGGTTGCACGACGACAAACCCGTTGCCGATAAACTCCATCTGGAATGACTCGCCACTGGACCGTCCCAGCAGCGAGCGGAACGTGATATCCGTCTTTAGATTCGGCGACAACGTTCCGCTCCAGGCAACCGTCGCGTTCGGATCGGTATAGACCGGCTGGTTGGGCGTGACGACCAGGGTCAGCGGTTCGTAATGCGTGGTGATGGCCACCATGCCGGTTCCGCTGAGGGTCATCTGAAATAAACCGCCGGCCATCATCGACGAGACACGTTTCATCATCTTGATGTCCCAGGTTACGGTCGGCTCGAAGGCCAGCACGTCGTTCGCATTGACCACGATTTCCTGGTTTTCCAGACGCAAGATCTGGATCTTTTTGCCGTAGTCCGCCAGGTAAACCTTGCCATTGCCGGTAACCTTGGTCAGGCGAGCCCCTTCGCCGGTGAGAGCTTTCTTGAACAAGCCGCCCAGCCCTTTGTCGAGCATGCCTTCACGTTCGAACTTCATGTTGCCGAGGTACGAGATCATCGATCCCATCTTCGACCAGACATAGTTGCCGTTGAGATTCACTTCCAGGATGCGAGGGCTTTCCATTTCAAAGAAGCCTTCGCCCCGATCACGCTGCTGCGTTTGTTCGACGAATTCGCGAAGTGTGTATCGGTTGTCAATGCTAGACATGTCTTAAGATTCCCCCGACTAATAAGAAAGAAAAGAACGTGAATCGCCGTTTGCCTTGCGACCCTGCTGGAAAATAACTTCGCCTGTTACGACTAGGTATAGAGTTCTGGAAAGACCTCTTCACTTAGCTGCTGGTTCTTCACACTTCCACGAAGCTTGTTCGTGAAGTCGTGCTTGTAATTGGCCACGTGCTGTTCCGAAATATCTAATTTCGTGGCGACATCCTTGTTCGCCCAACCGCGGACGAACAGTAGCTCCATGCACTGGATCTTCACCCAGTCGCCTCGCTCGCGCCATCGTTCGATTTGTTCCTGGATCGCTGCGACCAGGGCTTCTTCTTCCATGCGGCGTCGTTCGCCACTGCGGACCAGGCTCGAAGCAGGTCGGGCCGGGCCTTCTAGTTCCCAAGTATCGCTGCTCGACTTGCCAGCCCCGGCCGAACTGAGCGGCAATGTTGGGCGGCGACCTTCGCGGCGAAGATGATCGGTCAGCTTGTAAGCACAGATCGCGAACAGATAACTTTCCAGACTACGGCGGCCGTCGTAGTTGGGCAGGCTGTTTAAAAAACCGATGAAGGTTTCTTGAACAACATCTTCGCTGTGAGCACGTCGACGAAGACGGCTTTCGACGAAGGCCAACAAGCGACCTTCGTATCGATCGATCAAATCTTGCCAGGCATCCTCTTCGCCATCGCGGATGCGGGTAATCAGCAAGGATTCGGTTTCAGAAACGCGTGTAGGTGGCAAAGCGAAAGGTTCCCTTTCGAGGCCAGATAACAAGACACCGACGAGTTGGCGATTCGGCCAGAAACCGCCAGGATTCCCAAGTTATAGCATGGGAAATGATCGGACGAAAATCACGCCTGCGACCAAAAGTCCGCTGACGGCAAAAACCGTCCCTGCCGAGACCAGCCAAGGAGAGACCTTCGCTTCTCGACGCGTCAGCGCCAGACCGATGTAAGCAACCGACATCAGCCCGATAAGGAACAGGAAGCCTGTGCCGATATAAATGACCCGGCTGATCCGTTTCTGGACAGACCACAGATCGCGGATCTTTTGCTGAATCGCCGGATCGAACTTCAGGAGGGCATGCCATTGATGCATGACGCCAAACGAGGGCGTTAACTGTTCCTGATAGTTCTCGGCGACGACTTCTTCCTTCAGATTTTCCAATTCGGCGGCCAGCATAGTGCCGGCCTGGTTGTTGGAGAGGAGGTCGTTGGCATAGGCCTGTAACGCCACGGTCACTTCGCGATCGAGCGACTTGCTGCATTCCATGCCGCGATCGTACGGGCCGGAACTCACTGAGACGTAATAGATACCATCCTGTTCCCAGCGAGGTGGCTGCTCGACCCAGGCAGGGCGACCTGGCGGGATGATCCGCGACGGGTCGACGGAAAGGTCGCCTGACTTCAGTTGATTGCGAAACTCTTGATAGATCGATCCGGCCAACTGCCCGATCGACTTGCCGGTTGCAGCCACGCCATCTTCAGTGGTGGGTTCACTGGCGGCCTGGCTAAGATCGCGGGGGAAGTGTTCGATCTCGGCGGTGGCCGATCCACTTCGAACCGCTGTCGTTTCAAACTGGGAGCTGACTCGCGCTACCGGACGATCGTGGATCACGGAAACCGCTTCCTGGCGACTAATGACCGTTCGGGAAGGAACGGAAATGAACATCAAGCCGGCACACAGCAGACCTAGTCCGACCATTCCGGCTGCGACCACCCCCAGGACAATCTTCGCACCATGCTTACCAGCCATGGCAACCAAACCGATTACTACGGCAATCAATCCGACTGCAACCAATCCAACCAGCAGGATGGCGACAGGGGAGAGCACGGAGACTGTCATGGTTTGTTGCATCATCGGATAGAAAGGGAACGAAGGTCGATAACCGTTGTTCGTCGACAGTCGCGACTTATTGGCGACCACGCGAAGCGATTACGGCGATCACAA
This genomic interval from Bremerella sp. JC817 contains the following:
- a CDS encoding PRC-barrel domain-containing protein, giving the protein MSRNIPAVVAAALMAAGCVTTYVSAEDTPKADPAVEVDTPRVDVKTNKPAVRANIDRTQQPANQVSQAMVAHRASNIQGMAIQNEAGKDLGNVRDIVIDTDRGQVKYVAVAYGGFLGLGTKLFAVPFEAFNYRPATDDTQAVLVLDLNEETMRKAPGFDSDNWPNMASEEFAAAIDKHYADRDGGVNVQVGPIGVSVGADRNDQPESLKKSAHVHRAADIIGMSVVNNANESVGSINDLMVDMNNGDIRYAALSVGGLAGIGDHMFAVSWKNFGWKHDAQNDKDMLVLNVNPETLNKAKGFDQDHWPQQPTTTLDGQAPQLDDSRPGVKADINAPGVKVDVN
- a CDS encoding Rho termination factor N-terminal domain-containing protein, yielding MTTMVTETIDTDLAPPESPTCEMQEKRLEDRTVKELRELASKLGIRGRSKLMHKEELVCVIRRRV
- a CDS encoding AIM24 family protein → MSSIDNRYTLREFVEQTQQRDRGEGFFEMESPRILEVNLNGNYVWSKMGSMISYLGNMKFEREGMLDKGLGGLFKKALTGEGARLTKVTGNGKVYLADYGKKIQILRLENQEIVVNANDVLAFEPTVTWDIKMMKRVSSMMAGGLFQMTLSGTGMVAITTHYEPLTLVVTPNQPVYTDPNATVAWSGTLSPNLKTDITFRSLLGRSSGESFQMEFIGNGFVVVQPYEEVYHSEG
- a CDS encoding sigma-70 family RNA polymerase sigma factor; its protein translation is MPPTRVSETESLLITRIRDGEEDAWQDLIDRYEGRLLAFVESRLRRRAHSEDVVQETFIGFLNSLPNYDGRRSLESYLFAICAYKLTDHLRREGRRPTLPLSSAGAGKSSSDTWELEGPARPASSLVRSGERRRMEEEALVAAIQEQIERWRERGDWVKIQCMELLFVRGWANKDVATKLDISEQHVANYKHDFTNKLRGSVKNQQLSEEVFPELYT